Part of the Fusarium musae strain F31 chromosome 3, whole genome shotgun sequence genome, GATGAAATTCTTGTCCTGAGGAGTCATCAACCCATTGTCCTTCGACAGAAGCCAGATCTTGTGGTTTCGCTTCGCCCTCTTGGTCTCTTGATCCAGATAGGcggccttctcttcctcggaCATCTGCTGCATTTGGGGGTGAGCTTGTAACTGCGCGGCATTAGGGATGGCACTGTGGGACTGCTTGGAGTGGTGTCCATGCTGAGGTGGAACATGCGCATCTGGGCCGGCGCGGTTTGGATTCTGCAGAATCTGGGTCGGGTTGGCAtggagctgctgctgatgctgaacGGGAGTCGCTTGAAGACCTGGGGCTGGCGGCGTGGGCTTCGATTGAGTGCTTTGGGGCCTCTGCAGGATAGTCACTGGGTGGCCATGACCATGGGCCTGAGgaggctgttgctgatgagcAGTAAATCCGGGAGGCGGTTGTTGATAGGAAAGATCTGCGGCATGTGGCTGAGGTGTCTGCTGCTTGGGCTGAGATCGCATGGCGGCCTCGACCTCTTCCAAGCTCATGACTTTGCGACTGGGCGCATGCTGGGCAGGCTGAGCTGCAGGAACAGGAGCAGGCGATGCTTGCTGGGCTGGCTTAGACGGCCCAATGCCCCAGATGCTTCGGTCAACATGGAGATCAGGGAGCGCCTCGGGTTCGCGGTACTTCTCGTAACCAGATCGCACAGGCTGTTGATAAGACTGTTGCTGGTAAGGCTGGTTAGAGTAGTAAGACTGGTAGTCGGCCGAGGCATATTGGTTGACGGAAGAATGCGCCTGAGCAGAAGCAGCGGGTTTAGTCGCAGGCCCCTGGCGGTTGTAGCGAAGATGCTCCTCATCAATGGCATTCGCAACCTTGGCAGTCTGGCCAAAGAAGTCGAAATCCTTGCCAGCACTGCGAGAGACTGCCGTGCCACTGTCGCCGAAAGTGTCGTCGTTGAAAGCGTCTCCAGTCTCTTCGAGCTGGTCTCCAAGACCGTCATAAGTCTCCTCGAAATCtagagcatcatcatcaccatccctGCCTGATAAACCAGCAAATGGATCGTGAGATTGGGAGAAGCCAGGCGCAGCCGTGTTATGGCGCGTGGTGTCGAAACCGAAGAAGGACATTTTGAAAGAATTTGGGCAAGTGGACGTCGATTGTACTATGAAAGAAATTAGTACAAACGCCAGTCAACTATAGTCGCTTTGAGCTCCGTGCCCCGCTCGAGGTATCCTCAGGAAAAGACCCATGACCTCCCTGGACCAGATATCAAGCTTCTTATCCCAAACATTCGGGTCGCCGATAGAGTGTTCGCGACGACTGCGATGGCGGGGCTTTCTATATGTCATATTGCTCTCCTTCCTGAGTCCTTTTCTTGCATGGTCCTGTCGTGGTCGAAGCTGCTTGACTCTGTTTCACTGTCCATCATGTGGCGCATATCACTACCGACACCGACAAGAAGACGACGGTCCAATATCTGAGCCAGCCTGGAAGGGTTCGCATTGAAGGAAGGCTTGTGCAACACAGAATTCGTCCTCAGGTCGACGGGCGTCGAAGGGTTTCCAGTCCCGGACATATATATCCAGCAATGACCAGGCCGGGGGAAGCGAGCAAGGTAGGAAAGCAAAAGCTGAAGTAAATCCACTCACCACTAAGAGAATGAGATATGTTCAGGATCGTTCAGCGCGCACAAATCTATCATGATGTCTTCCAGTAAAATAGGTTCAAGATGTTTGTATCGTGACCAAGCATGCGAATATAGCGCTAAGTTGGCTGTGAAGAAGTTTGTTAGAAGTGTTCGGAAACTCTACCAATGAGCTTTGTAACCGAAAAGGGTGAACAGCCGCTTGGGAGAGAGCGGGCTGCGATGTTGATGCGCGGCGAAGCTCTGATGCCGACGATGATGCGACGAAGTGCCAACGTTGTTCTCCAAGCCCGCTTCCCCCACATGCGGTTAGATGAAGGGTACATGCATTCACGTGCATAATCACGTGATGTcattgttgagcttcttcgagTCTAGACAATAGGAACCAAAAGCCATACAAGATTTGTACACTATTTATGAGTTTAGACTAGGACATACAACCTCATGAAGACATAGAAGGAGAATGTCTATATAAAAGGATGAAAATATCATACTGATATTGCAGCAACAAGGTACTTGACTGCGTTATGTTTTCAGCTCTTTGTTGGAAGATAGGTATAAATGTCCATCACTTCAGTGACGCTTTTATTTGACATTGACTTGTATCGTTCTATAAAACGCAGGCCTATCTAGGTATTCTACCCTATTGATATTGTAGGTTGCGAGTGGTTCAGCCGTTGACCTTTGGAGGGCTCTTGAAGAGAAAGTCACAGACCTTTGGTGAAACATCCATTGGAATAAAAAATCAGTTAATTAGACATACGAGCGGACATGAGTTTGAGCCTGAATAAGGTTATCGATCCATGATCAAGGACTCCAGCCCAGAGACTCAATTCAAGGTTGAAGAGGTCGACTAACAAACCACAAAAACGGAACGAACGGGTTCAGAGACCAACAATAAACAATTGGTGACCTCGTACAGTGGAGAGAAGATGGGAAATCGGGAACTGCTACAGGCTGGTTGCAGCGTTCCGTTCCTTTAACGCAAGGTTCCTGGGCTGTAAGCTGCCAACCTAAAACAAGCCCAGGAAACGTAAAAAAGGGGCACCTCCATCTCATTCAACGATACGAGAAAAGCTGGTGTTGCATTCGACGTGTAACACTTTTCCCAATCCAGGCCTCGATTTGCTGAGAGAAACCTTCTCGATTATGAGGCTTGAATAACTGCAGATCCCTCATTCCTAAACATTCTGCAAAAGGCGCATGGCGCAACCTAAACGAGCTGTTGTATCTGGATCAAGTCGATGACAATGGAGATTTCCAAGGTTGGGGCATCCCTGTAAACAGATCAGTCTCCTGCTGCATGTCGTCGTAATCTTGACAACGAACGAAAATCCACCTTTCTTTGAACGGACTTGGGAGAGAGGATAGTTAAGCTGAAAAGGGTttgctacctacctattgaATTGGAACCAATGTCATTAGACTCACCCCAAAAGCGTCTGGACTCGGCAATAGTTTGACACAGAAGCCAGTAATCGGAGCTGAGATGCGCTAACATACGGGATACGTGCCCTGGACGCCAGGGCGTACCAAGTACATATCATTTGGCGAATACTTCGTCCTAGTGCTGCCAAGTGCTGGAAATCAGGTATTTTCCCTCCAAGCCCCTGCCGAAGATACCTCGAGTCACCCTCTTCTTATCAGGACAAGCTGTGCCTCTCTATGTAGTCGCCGTGTGTACCTGACTTTGCCTAGAATTGACGATCAAGGGCTGGGCTTGTTCCCCCAGAACACGTTGTTCATCTCATTCCAGTGCTCTCCAACAACTTGTTGCGTGCCATTGATTCCGACTGTCTTTTTTGCATGATAATAAGTAGATACTTTCCTGCACATACTCAATTCGTGAATGTGAATTCTTCATCGTGAACcatctctttttctctccttAATACTTGTTTCTGGTTCACGATAttgaccttgttcttcaCTTCGTGGAGGACTAACGAGGTCGCCCATCcatcttttttttagttCCATCAGAAAGATCACCGACCGTTCCTTTTACTGGAGCCCCTCAGTCCCCCGGCTCCCTACTAACGTAAGTGCCTAGGCGGGCTGCTAGGTGCTCTAGGTGTCGTTTTTCCCCGTGCGCGCTGCCACTGAAACGTCGACTTTGGCTCAtccatctttcttctttctttgtttTCTGTTCAAACCTCCCACTTCATTTGAACTCTTCTTGTATTGACGATTTCATATCGTCAATTCTTTTTTCGCCATGGCTGCAGGTCATACGCGCTACGTGCGCTATATTGCGCTCGCGCTTTTCGTACGTCGCCTTTATCCATTCGTGTCCCATGGGTTTTGATGCTCATGATGGCTTACGTCGCCACCTGCTAACCCGACTCCTTAGACGCTCACTATGTtctacttcttctccaaTTCCAAGATCGATACCATCCCCGTTCCTGGCAGTGTCGGTAACTTCCCAGGCGGTCCTGGAAGCCCCAGCAACCAGCAGCAAGCTCCTGGCACCATCCCCAAGTCCCCCGATGCCGGTAACAACGTCAACTTCCCTGGCCAGCAAGCAcctgttgctgaggagggaGACACTGCCCTCACTAAGGACGATGCTCCCGCACAGAAGCCTGCTGGCGATGCCCCCGCTGTTCCTGCTCCTCAGACTCCCAAGGAGGGTCCTGCTTCAGGCCAGCTTGCTGAGGCTCCTCTGGCTATGTCCCCCAACGACCCTGGCTGGAACAACCTCCAGGGCACTGCTCCCGGTCCCCGTATGAACGCTACATTTGTTACTCTTGCCCGAAACCAGGACGTTTGGGAGATTGCCGAGTCCATTCGACAAGTCGAGGATCGTTTCAATCGCCGATACAACTACGACTGGGTCTTCCTCAACGATAAACCTTTCGATGAGCAGTTCAAGAAGGTTACCACCTCTCTCTGCTCTGGTAAGACTCACTATGGTCTGATTCCCGAGGAACACTGGTCTTTCCCTGAGTGGATTGACCAGGAGAAGGCCCGCAAGGTCCGTGAGGATATGCACGAGCGAAAGATTATCTACGGTGATTCCATCAGCTACCGTCATATGTGCCGATTCGAGTCTGGTTTCTTCTTCCGACAGGAACTCATGATGAACTACGAGTACTACTGGCGTGTTGAGCCCTctgtcaagctcttctgcGACATCCACTACGACCCCTTCCGTGTCATGCAcgagaacaacaagaagTACAGTTtcgttctctctctctacgAGTACATCGACACTATTCCCACCCTCTGGGCTAGCACCAAGAAGTTCATGCAGAACCACCCTGAGCATATCTCTTCCGATAACTCTATGCGCTTCCTCAGTGATGACGGTGGCGAGAACTACAACAAGTGCCATTTCGTAAGTTAAGCTCTACTTGTCACCCGTTTCACAACTAATTGAGTTTAGTGGTCCAACTTTGAGGTTGGTAGCTTGTCCTGGCTCCGCAGCAAGCCTTATCTCGATTTCTTCGAGTCTCTTGATAAGGACGGTGGTTTCTTCTACGAGCGATGGGGTGATGCTCCTGTCCACTCCATTGCTGCTGGTCTTCTCCTTAAGAAGGAGCAGATTCACTTCTTCGAGGACATCGCCTACTACCACGTTCCTTTCACTCACTGCCCCACTGACGAGCAGCGACGTCTGGATCTCCGTTGCCACTGCAACCCTGATAACAACTTTGACTGGAAGGGTTACTCTTGTAAGTATTTTGCTGGAGACTGTTTCAGAATCATACGCTAACCAAGCAACAGGCACTTCTCGATTCTTCGAGCTCAACGGCATGGAGAAGCCCAAGGGCTACGAGAAGCAGCAGTAGACAAAATAGTGTTAACAAGGGGTTGTATAGGGTTGTATCATACAGGTCGTAATGCTCGGTAGATTGTCTGCAATGATTTCTGGGCTGCACACAATGGGTCGGCATTAGGTGATGTTCTTACGGGAACCAACAACAGGCGTCTGGGTTTGAAGCACTTTGGACAGCTTTTGATCATGTAGAGTGTATGAATCAAGAATGTTCTGGGATCGTTTGAATGCTTTCTTGAATTGAATGCTCGAAATAGTGTACAATATCATTACATGGCTGTAGCCAGGTCTATTGGTTTTTGACACATGTCTTGTATCATCGCTTTGCCATCTTTTAACCCAATTCGTCCATTTGTTTTCCGTATGCAAAATTGTTTAACCAACTGTGgccttctttggcttcttggtgCCGTACTTGCTTCGACTTGTTGTTCGGCTCGCAACACCACCCTGGAGTAGTTAGTATCTTAGCATCTAGTATAAATATGGCCAGAACTTCAATTTATGGCCAAGGCAATAAACATACCAGATCCAGAGCTCCTCGAACAAGATGGTATCTCACACCAGGACAATCCTGTGCACGTCCGCCTCGTACCAACACAACACTATGCTGCTGAATATTGTGTCCCTCGCCAGGGATATACGCCGTAACAACAGCTCCAGTGGAAAGCTTTACACGAGCGGTCTTTCGCTCACCAGAGTTGGGCTTCTTGGGTcgaacaacaccaacacgcAGACAGACACCCTTGAGAGCGGGACAGTTTGTGTTGGACAGAGCAGGTGAGACAGCGTGACGAGCGCGCTTGCCCTTTCGGATACCGCGGAGGACTTGGTTCAATGTCGCTGGACGAGCTGTTGTGGGAGCGAATGCGCGGGGTGCTGAGGTTGTGAATGTTCGGAGGGTTGGTTGGATCAGCCggcttggtggtgttgagagggCTGTGGTGAGGGGACGACGTGTCGCCGGGGAGAAGAACTGGCGGAGGATGGAGCCGACCATGTTGGGCGAGTCTTCGATGGTCGGATTGAAATAAATTGTCGTGAGAACTGGGTCGAATTGATCCCCGTATGCAGCCTCTCGCTATCCCAATCCCAAGCTCATCCAATGCCGCCAATATCAAAATCTCAGCCTCTCGAAGCTGTGTCACGTGCTACAATCTCTCGGATGTTCTATTTCTCCGGGCTCACCAGCAGATCACATGCCACAATCCATCATGCCCCACCTCAATCTTTGACGTCAGCGGTTAATCGCCGGTGCATCTTCTTCCCCCCGCAATCCTCCCCAACTCCCATCCCGCATTGGCTAACAGATTTCCCCAAATCGATCCAAGTCAAACAAAGTCAAGTCAAAGTTCCATCCATTACCGCTGTACAACCGAAGACATCCACGACCTCGGTGGTTATCCTCGGCTGGTCTAGGCCGAACAGCGAGATTCTTCAACCGCTTCAGCCGTATAAAGGGAAGGACGTGTAACTACAGGGGCCAATGGATGATTTGTATATACCGAGGCTAAAATAATTGACATCTCGACCTTGTTGTTCTCTTATCGCCTTCATCTTTCTTGTTTCATACCATTCAAAGAGCTTGTCATGCTGGTTGTCGCTTTTGGCTTGTGATCGTCAGACATCTAACATACCCGCCTGACACCTCGATCTAACCTAGCCACTTCAGCTCCCCTACatctcttttccttcttttctctgGCACAGTCACCGCGCTTCCTCACTCCTCTCCTCAACACCGCAAATCTCACCATGTCTTCGTCGTTTACTCGAGTCGTGCGCCCTGCGCTTCAGGGTGGTCGAGGTCTTACACAGCGCATTGCCACACGAGCCACCGCTCCCCGAACATTGACGAGAATAAACCTGTGGGTTCAATTTTGAGACTGACCAGAAGCAATCGCTAACTCTGCGCCGAAGCAACACTGCTCGCCCTCTATCTACAACATCCATCCGCCGCAATGAGCAAATCGACATCTCCGAGATCCCTCCTACACCCATCACTCACCTCTCTGAGATCGAGGCTGCCATGGCCGACACCGTCTCCAAGTTCTCTACAGATGTGATTCTTCCTCGTGCGCGTGACATGgacgaggctgaggagatggacccagctgttgttgagcaGCTGTTCGAGCAGGGTCTCATGGGTATTGAGATCCCCGAGGAGTACGGAGGTGCCGGCATGAACTTCACTTCCGCCATTATCGCCATTGAGGAGCTTGCCCGTGCAGACCCCTCCGTTTCCGTCCTGGTTGATGTGCACAATACCCTCTGCAACACAGCTATTATCAAGTACGCCTCCACTGCAATTAAGAAGAAGTGGCTCCCTCGCCTTGCGACAAACACCGTTGCCTCTTTCTGTCTCTCCGAGCCTGTCTCTGGTTCTGATGCTTTTGCCATGGCCACGAGAGCTACTGAGACCGCCGACGGCTTCAAGATCTCGGGTAGCAAGATGTGGATCACAAACTCCAAGGAGGCCGAGTTCTTCATTGTCTTCGCCAACCTCGACCCTAGCAAGGGCTACAAGGGAATCACCGCTTTCATCGTCGAGAAGGGCACTAAGGGTTTCTCTATCgctaagaaggagaagaagctcggcATTCGCGCCTCAAGCACATGCGTCATCAACTTCGACGACGTTGTGATTCCCAAGGAGAATCTCCTCGGTGAGCGTGGCCACGGTTACAAGTACGCCATTGCCCTTCTCAACGAGGGGCGAATTGGTATCGCTGCTCAGATGACCGGTCTGGCTCTCGGTGCTTTCGAGAACGCTGCTCGCTACGTCTGGAACGACCGCAAGCAGTTCGGCTCTCTCGTTGGTGAGTTCCAGGGTATGCAGCACCAGCTCGCCCAAGCTTACACCGAGATCACTGCCGCTCGCGCTCTCGTCTACACTGCTGCTcgcaagaaggaggctggTGAGGACTTTGTCAGGGATGCAGCCATGGCCAAGCTCTACGCTTCTCAGGTCGCTGGCCGTGTCAGTGGTTCCGCCATTGAGTGGATGGGTGGCATGGGCTTTGTCCGTGAAGGCCTCGCTGAGAAGTATTTCCGTGACAGCAAGATCGGTGCCATTTATGAGGGTACCAGCAACATCCAGTAAGTTCCAGTCTAATAAGTACATCTCGAAGCGAATACTAACATGCTATAGACTCAACACTATTGCCAAGCTTCTACAGAAGGAGTACACATCGTAGAACGATAGAGAAAATCTAGAAAGAGGCGGAGGTACAAATGGGATAAACAAAACATAAGTGAAAAAAATATCTAAAACATGCCAATGCCCTCGCGCACCTACAAACACAACTGTGACAATGTGAAAACGAATCATGAAGCAGTAGGTATCTTTGGAGCTGGCCAAAGAGCACACCACCAATCACCGCTGTGCAGGGTAACATATAACAAAAACCATAGCCTGCCTGCAACTATTTTTTTATCATCTCTTCTCTGGCCTCTATTAACTAACATGCATTCCAATGCTGCTGTATACGATATTCATCTACCGCTAAGATCGCTTGCTTCAGTGTCTCAATATGGCACGGTACTAGTCATGCCCTCGTATGTTTTACTCGCCCAACCACCAATATCCTGAAAGCCTACCGCTATAAGCGACCCAGCGAACGTGGGAAGAGGGCACCTGGATAAGACGCCCATCCTGGGTTCACTGTACCGACATCACCTGCCCGCGGTGTCCGGCCACCTATTTCACTATCGCCCCTGGGTATTCGATAGACAAGACAATAACCTCACCGCGgctccatcatctcgatAAAATATTGTAAAATCGTCAATCTTGTTAGTCCAGTCGCTTAATCAAAATCAGCTGTGTAGGAGAAGCCTCGGAATTCTTCTTGCATGGCTTGTGAGAGAACTTGTGACTGTTAGtggaagatcaagaactCGGAAGTTGCGGAACTTACCAGACTGGACTGGGGTCAACACGGGAGTAACACTGGTGAACTCCGAGTCGAAGTTACTAGTATCAGTAGCACTCTTAATTTGAGGCATGAAAGGAGGCTGCACTCTCTTGTGGTAGATATCGTCCCAGTTGATGTTGCGGAAGAATGGCTGGCTCATCACCTCCTGGGCATCAGTTGGGCCGCTTCCGAGTCGCTGGTCAGGCTCACGAGTGAGCAGCTTCTGGAGAATAGAGACTGAGTCTCGGGGCATGTGAATGGGATAAAGTGGTTCATCCGCGAGAATGGCATCGTAaatttcatcctcatcttctccacGGAAAGGCGATTGTTGGAGAAGCATCTGGTAGATCAGGACACCAAATGCCCACCAATCAACAGCACGGCCGTActtcttgtcgagaagaaTCTGAAAAAGGTCAGcacaaagaaaaaggagggATTGGATACTATAGACATACCTCGGGAGCCATAAACTCGGGAGTACCACAGAAGGTACTTGTTGTCGAACCATACCACATATCTTCCTTACACAGACCATAATCACCAATCTTGACATGGCCATCAAGTGACAGCAGAATGTTGTCAAGCTTCAGATCACGATAGATGACACCGTTCTCATGGAAGTACTTGAGTGCCAAGCAAACCTCTGCAGCGTAGAATTGGGCACGCTTGGTGCCGAATTGGCCTCGCTGAATGTGCAACATCAGATCACCACCGCTAACATACTCCATGACGAAGTACACACGGGTCTCGGTCTGGAAGCATGCGTGCAGGTTGGTGAGGAATGGGTGCCTACCTCGGTTGGCAACAAGGAACACACGCTTCTCAGAGCGGATGCTCTCTACTTCGTCATTCTCTATGATGAACTCTTTCTTAAGCACCTTGATAGCATAGAGCTTGCGAGATCGCTTTGTTTCAGCAAGCATGACCTTACCGAAGTTACCCTTACCCAGCACAGCCAAGAAGTTGAAATGATCCAGCCCGATCCGTTGGCCTGTACCTGGGTCTGTGGCCTTAGGCAGTGGTGCCTTGTTTCCACCAGATGCAGACTGCTGCTTAGGAGACATCGCTTCCGGTGACTGGGGCTGGTGTGctagtggtggtggttgttggTAACCcacttgctgctgctgaggctggtgTTGTGGGACAGGAGGCAGCGGTTGCTGGGGAGGAGGCTGTTGTGCAGTTGGCTGCTGTTGCACTGGTCGCTGAGCCTGAGCTGGCGGTTGTCCTCCGTAGCTAGGGTTGACGTTGGCATAGTCAGCCGGGTTGTACTTACGCTGCTGACCTGCGCCGTATTGGCCCCCTTGAGCGTATGGATCCTCTTGTTGCTGGTCATACCCTCCACTGTAGCGTCCATAATCAGACTGTTGTCTCTGGGCCCCTCCAGGCCCTCCGGACATAGCCGCAGAGGCTGCCGCTGCAGCCGTTGAGCTAGACGAGGTTCGGTCGGGATGCCCAGGTCGTGGTGTTGTCTGGTTCGAGTACATAACTTTAGCGGCC contains:
- the MNT1 gene encoding Glycolipid 2-alpha-mannosyltransferase 1 (EggNog:ENOG41~CAZy:GT15), which translates into the protein MAAGHTRYVRYIALALFTLTMFYFFSNSKIDTIPVPGSVGNFPGGPGSPSNQQQAPGTIPKSPDAGNNVNFPGQQAPVAEEGDTALTKDDAPAQKPAGDAPAVPAPQTPKEGPASGQLAEAPLAMSPNDPGWNNLQGTAPGPRMNATFVTLARNQDVWEIAESIRQVEDRFNRRYNYDWVFLNDKPFDEQFKKVTTSLCSGKTHYGLIPEEHWSFPEWIDQEKARKVREDMHERKIIYGDSISYRHMCRFESGFFFRQELMMNYEYYWRVEPSVKLFCDIHYDPFRVMHENNKKYSFVLSLYEYIDTIPTLWASTKKFMQNHPEHISSDNSMRFLSDDGGENYNKCHFWSNFEVGSLSWLRSKPYLDFFESLDKDGGFFYERWGDAPVHSIAAGLLLKKEQIHFFEDIAYYHVPFTHCPTDEQRRLDLRCHCNPDNNFDWKGYSCTSRFFELNGMEKPKGYEKQQ
- a CDS encoding hypothetical protein (EggNog:ENOG41~BUSCO:EOG092653KS) codes for the protein MVGSILRQFFSPATRRPLTTALSTPPSRLIQPTLRTFTTSAPRAFAPTTARPATLNQVLRGIRKGKRARHAVSPALSNTNCPALKGVCLRVGVVRPKKPNSGERKTARVKLSTGAVVTAYIPGEGHNIQQHSVVLVRGGRAQDCPGVRYHLVRGALDLGGVASRTTSRSKYGTKKPKKATVG